One region of Nitrospinota bacterium genomic DNA includes:
- the ruvX gene encoding Holliday junction resolvase RuvX codes for METHRILALDVGHKRIGVALSDPLNIIAQGLTTLLRNAPEEDLEAIRQLVEQHEVKAIVVGLPVRLDGSVGPEASKMQGFIDGLAAVVECPVHPWDERFTTVQAERALLEGGVRRSKRKGLRDQVAATLLLQNYLDAHKETPSE; via the coding sequence ATGGAAACGCACCGCATCCTCGCCCTGGACGTGGGACACAAACGCATCGGCGTGGCCTTGAGCGACCCTTTAAACATCATAGCCCAAGGGCTCACAACCTTGTTACGTAACGCCCCTGAAGAAGACCTGGAGGCCATACGCCAACTGGTCGAACAACACGAGGTCAAAGCAATAGTCGTCGGCCTTCCCGTCCGCCTCGACGGCTCCGTGGGGCCCGAGGCCTCCAAAATGCAAGGGTTTATCGACGGGCTGGCAGCGGTTGTCGAATGCCCCGTCCATCCGTGGGACGAGCGGTTCACCACCGTCCAAGCCGAGCGGGCCCTGTTGGAAGGCGGGGTCCGACGATCAAAGCGCAAGGGCCTTAGAGACCAGGTGGCCGCCACCCTACTGCTCCAGAACTACCTGGACGCCCACAAAGAAACCCCTTCGGAGTAA
- the mltG gene encoding endolytic transglycosylase MltG, with protein MADRLRDLLNHRRQRVAIAISLVVGLAAVGGFLSLRHAISSPAKLPPEDRTLVIPNGASLPTIARRLADAGLVRSPWRFRLAARLSGAATKLQAGEYRLSTGMSPRELTRLLVEGRTVEVSVTIPEGLTVREVAKAIEAAGLAEVTAVERLATDRSFVSSLGIEAPSLEGYLHPETYRFRKGAGARPVIAAMVAATMSIFDDEAVALASTMGLTPHEVLTLASIVEKETGMAEERPRIAAVFLNRLGRSILLQADPTVIYALGDGFDGNLTRDHLNLDSPYNTYRYSGLPPTPIANPGRASIEAVLRPADVEDLYFVAKPNGSHHFSATLREHERAVRRYQRGRR; from the coding sequence ATGGCCGACCGCCTCCGCGACCTCCTTAACCATCGTCGCCAGCGGGTGGCGATAGCAATCTCACTGGTAGTCGGGCTAGCCGCGGTCGGCGGATTCCTAAGCCTGCGCCACGCGATCTCAAGCCCCGCCAAACTACCGCCCGAAGACCGAACGCTCGTCATCCCAAACGGGGCCAGCCTGCCTACCATCGCCCGGCGCCTCGCCGACGCCGGGCTGGTTCGAAGCCCCTGGCGCTTTCGGCTCGCCGCACGCCTGTCGGGGGCCGCCACAAAGCTCCAAGCCGGCGAATACCGGCTCTCGACAGGGATGAGCCCCCGAGAGCTTACGCGCCTCCTCGTCGAGGGGCGCACCGTGGAGGTCAGCGTCACCATACCCGAGGGCCTGACCGTCCGGGAGGTGGCCAAGGCTATCGAGGCAGCTGGGCTGGCCGAAGTCACTGCGGTGGAGCGCCTGGCCACCGATCGGTCGTTCGTCTCCTCCCTGGGCATCGAGGCCCCAAGCCTCGAAGGCTATCTACATCCGGAAACCTACCGATTTCGCAAAGGCGCGGGAGCCCGCCCCGTCATCGCCGCCATGGTCGCGGCCACCATGTCCATCTTCGACGATGAAGCTGTTGCGCTGGCCTCTACCATGGGCCTCACCCCGCATGAAGTCCTTACCCTCGCCTCCATCGTGGAGAAAGAAACAGGAATGGCCGAGGAGCGGCCCCGCATCGCCGCCGTCTTCCTGAACCGTCTGGGGCGCTCTATTCTACTCCAGGCCGACCCGACCGTTATCTACGCCCTGGGCGATGGCTTCGACGGCAACCTCACGCGCGACCACCTCAACCTGGACTCACCCTACAACACCTATCGTTACTCGGGCCTGCCGCCTACACCAATCGCAAACCCGGGTCGTGCCTCCATCGAAGCCGTCCTCCGGCCGGCCGACGTCGAGGATCTCTACTTTGTCGCCAAGCCAAACGGGAGCCACCATTTCTCCGCCACCCTGCGGGAACACGAACGGGCCGTCCGCCGTTACCAGAGGGGGAGACGCTGA
- a CDS encoding DUF502 domain-containing protein, producing MFYRFRRIFVTGLLASLPLVVTFFLLSWLFTKLDGLSPLLTRGLIALGLPLTPGFRIPGLGLIFTIALVFIVGAVITTFVGRRIVEMGERIVEKIPLVRTIYGGAKQVVDAVASQRGAAFNKVVMLEYPRKGIYSIGFTTCDSEGEIQESDERHLVNVFIPTTPNPTSGLLIVIPEEDAVVLSMTVEEGVKFVMSGGLLSPEDYKSAKAKATPPLVQNAPTSKQPSTPSEGA from the coding sequence ATGTTCTATCGTTTCCGCCGTATTTTCGTCACCGGGCTGCTGGCCTCCCTCCCCCTAGTAGTTACCTTCTTTCTGCTCTCCTGGCTGTTCACCAAGCTCGACGGCCTCTCGCCCTTGCTGACCCGCGGCCTCATCGCCCTGGGTCTCCCCCTGACGCCCGGGTTCCGGATTCCCGGCCTCGGTCTAATCTTCACAATTGCCCTCGTTTTCATCGTCGGGGCCGTCATCACAACCTTTGTGGGTCGCCGCATCGTAGAGATGGGCGAACGGATCGTGGAAAAAATCCCCCTTGTGCGGACGATCTACGGCGGGGCCAAACAGGTGGTCGATGCAGTGGCCTCGCAGCGGGGCGCGGCCTTCAACAAAGTCGTGATGCTGGAATATCCCCGGAAGGGTATCTACTCCATTGGATTCACCACATGCGATAGCGAGGGCGAAATACAGGAATCCGACGAACGCCACCTGGTCAATGTCTTCATCCCCACTACGCCCAACCCCACCAGCGGCCTGCTGATCGTCATTCCCGAAGAAGACGCCGTCGTTCTATCCATGACCGTGGAGGAAGGTGTCAAATTCGTCATGTCAGGCGGACTCCTATCGCCTGAGGACTACAAGTCCGCCAAGGCTAAGGCTACCCCACCCTTAGTACAAAACGCTCCAACATCCAAGCAGCCTTCCACGCCTTCCGAAGGAGCCTAA
- a CDS encoding response regulator, which translates to MGKKILLADDSVTFQKIIELTFEGEGFDLEVVGNGREALERAEASPPDIILADFTMPGLSGIELCRKIREHPVLSPVPVVLLTNILDEFDRSEGDAAGVTAYVEKPFESQSLIDRVHEILSGVDPASIEAPISPAHPPADEVYHISEEPEEEVVPASIKTERDELLEEFYQATAQSAPSVDAEETLTLVEVAEKETEAPSPTAEESQAPPVQPDILAPEEKLDEPQVAEEEVDQPLVAEQKVDQPLVAEEEPSPEAFLSWMDSYRAPTGLAEKDRPAAEPSTDPLSDEVTAAAGATFEEAAGDAAQAYIDQIIHQVVEELTPTITQEVVERLEATVPPIAERIIREEIEKLKRDA; encoded by the coding sequence ATGGGGAAGAAAATTTTATTGGCTGACGACAGCGTTACCTTCCAGAAAATTATTGAGCTTACCTTCGAAGGCGAGGGGTTCGACCTGGAGGTGGTGGGTAATGGTCGGGAGGCCCTCGAGCGGGCCGAAGCCTCGCCTCCAGATATTATCCTCGCCGACTTCACCATGCCAGGCCTCTCGGGGATTGAACTCTGTCGGAAGATTCGCGAGCACCCAGTCCTGAGCCCCGTTCCCGTCGTCCTCCTGACCAACATCCTCGATGAGTTTGACCGGTCCGAGGGCGATGCGGCAGGTGTCACCGCTTATGTAGAAAAACCCTTCGAGTCACAGTCCCTTATAGACCGCGTCCACGAGATTCTCAGCGGGGTCGACCCAGCCTCGATAGAGGCGCCAATCTCTCCGGCACACCCCCCCGCCGATGAGGTCTATCACATCTCCGAGGAGCCTGAGGAGGAGGTCGTGCCAGCTTCGATCAAGACCGAACGGGATGAGCTGCTCGAAGAGTTTTACCAGGCCACCGCTCAGTCCGCACCCAGCGTGGATGCCGAGGAGACCCTGACTCTCGTGGAGGTCGCAGAGAAGGAGACCGAGGCGCCGTCTCCCACAGCCGAGGAGTCTCAGGCTCCCCCTGTGCAGCCGGACATTTTGGCTCCCGAGGAGAAGCTGGATGAACCCCAGGTTGCCGAGGAGGAGGTGGATCAGCCCCTCGTTGCCGAGCAGAAGGTGGATCAGCCCCTCGTTGCCGAGGAGGAGCCATCGCCCGAGGCGTTCCTCTCCTGGATGGACTCCTACAGGGCCCCGACCGGCCTCGCCGAAAAAGACCGGCCAGCAGCAGAGCCTTCCACCGACCCACTGTCGGATGAAGTTACTGCCGCTGCCGGCGCCACCTTCGAGGAGGCCGCAGGTGATGCAGCTCAAGCCTACATAGACCAGATTATCCATCAGGTGGTCGAAGAGCTTACGCCCACCATCACCCAGGAAGTTGTGGAGCGCCTCGAGGCGACCGTCCCGCCTATCGCCGAGCGCATAATCAGGGAAGAGATCGAGAAATTGAAGCGGGACGCATGA
- a CDS encoding class I tRNA ligase family protein, with product MFHADVNAGFPPFPIVIPPPNITGSLHMDRTLNKTLQHPSNLPRLPREPNTLLPQSDRPEGPPLPGL from the coding sequence GTGTTTCACGCTGACGTCAACGCCGGGTTTCCACCGTTCCCCATCGTCATCCCCCCACCCAACATAACCGGCTCCCTTCACATGGACCGCACCCTCAACAAAACGCTCCAACATCCAAGCAATCTTCCACGCCTTCCGAGGGAGCCTAACACCCTTCTCCCTCAATCTGATAGACCTGAAGGGCCGCCCCTCCCCGGCCTCTAA
- a CDS encoding response regulator — protein MGKKILLADDSVTIQKIIELTFEGEGFDLEVVGDGQEALERAEASPPDIILADFTMPGLSGMDLCRRIREHPVLSPVPVVLLTNSFDEFDRSEGDAAGVTAYVEKPFESQSLIDRVHEILSGVDPTSIEAPISPEHPPADEVDLISEEPPEEVVPASIKTKRDELLEEFHQATAQSAPSVDAEETPILEKVVEKETEAPSPTAEEPQSPPAPPDILAPEEKLDEPQAVEDEADLPLVAEEEPPPQEFTSTFDPIGAATSHVEEAREPAEPSPAPLSDDATAAAGATIEDAVGDAVRSYIDQLIHQAVEELTPTITQEVVERLEATFPSIAERIIREEVEKLKRGE, from the coding sequence ATGGGGAAGAAAATTTTGTTGGCTGACGACAGCGTCACCATACAAAAGATTATCGAGCTTACCTTCGAAGGCGAAGGGTTCGACCTGGAGGTGGTGGGCGACGGTCAGGAGGCCCTCGAGCGTGCCGAAGCGTCACCTCCCGATATTATTCTCGCCGACTTCACCATGCCAGGCTTATCGGGGATGGATCTCTGTCGGAGGATTCGCGAGCACCCGGTCCTCAGCCCCGTTCCCGTCGTGCTCCTGACCAACAGCTTCGATGAGTTCGACCGGTCCGAGGGCGATGCCGCCGGTGTCACCGCTTATGTAGAAAAACCCTTCGAGTCACAGTCCCTCATTGACCGCGTCCACGAGATTCTCAGCGGGGTCGACCCAACCTCGATAGAGGCGCCAATCTCTCCGGAACACCCCCCCGCCGATGAGGTCGACCTCATCTCGGAGGAGCCACCGGAGGAGGTCGTCCCAGCTTCGATCAAGACCAAACGGGATGAGTTGCTCGAAGAGTTTCACCAGGCCACCGCTCAGTCCGCACCCAGCGTGGACGCCGAGGAGACCCCGATTCTCGAGAAGGTCGTAGAGAAGGAGACCGAGGCGCCGTCTCCCACAGCGGAGGAGCCTCAGTCTCCCCCTGCTCCCCCGGACATTTTGGCTCCCGAGGAGAAGCTGGATGAACCCCAGGCTGTCGAGGATGAGGCGGATCTGCCCCTCGTTGCCGAGGAGGAGCCACCGCCCCAGGAGTTCACCTCCACATTTGACCCCATCGGAGCCGCGACCAGCCATGTAGAAGAAGCCCGGGAGCCAGCCGAGCCTTCCCCTGCCCCACTTTCGGATGATGCCACGGCCGCCGCCGGTGCCACCATCGAGGATGCCGTAGGTGATGCCGTCCGCTCTTACATCGACCAGCTTATCCATCAGGCGGTCGAAGAGCTTACTCCTACCATCACCCAGGAAGTGGTGGAGCGCCTCGAGGCGACCTTTCCCTCTATCGCCGAACGCATAATCAGGGAAGAGGTCGAGAAATTGAAGCGGGGCGAATGA
- a CDS encoding valine--tRNA ligase translates to MSVPTLPKVYDPASTEAKWYNFWLEQGLFHADVNSDAPPFSIVIPPPNITGSLHMGHALNNTLQDILTRWKRMEGHNVLWMPGTDHAGIATQNVIEQQLADEGTDRHALGRDAFVERVWAWREESGGTIVEQLKRLGASCDWERERFTMDEALSRAVREVFVRLWEDGLIYRDYYIINWCPRCLTALSDLEVDYHEIAGRLYYIRYPLADGSGHLIIATTRPETMLGDTAVAVHPEDDRYRHLVGQTAILPLAARRLPLIADEHVDPAFGTGTLKVTPAHDPYDFEIGLRHGLDQVIAIDERACMDVPELPYHGQDRFTARDNIVKDLRAQELLEKIEDHPHSVGHCYRCQTIVEPTLSLQWFVKTKPLAEPAIAAVKEGRIRIVPKGWEKTYFEWMYNIKDWCISRQIWWGHRIPAWLCASCGLYTVSREDTIEACVHCGASEITQETDVLDTWFSSALWPFSTMGWPDQTEELALFYPTSVLVTGFDILFFWVARMIMMGLKFMGDVPFRDVYIHALVRDERGEKMSKSKGNVIDPLIMMENYGTDAIRFTLAALAAHGRDVKLSEQVITGYRNFANKLWNATRFVLMRLEDYDPTAPVEEATELADRWILSRLSRLEFTVREALESYKLNEACQAIYQFVWHEFCDWYVELVKPRLATPGSSRDTARSVLLRVLDRIVRLLHPFMPFLTEEIWHHLPGTDGSVTVAPFPAASKAGIDQNAEADMARIIEAVAAIRTVRGEMKNLTPGMTVDVFIHTADEGLSTLYINHEKYITDLARVGELHVDPAEPKPAGAAVTIVDGAEIFIVLDKDMALVIAEEQKRLEKELKKVRRELTMVEKKLANEDYLTKAPEAVVAKEKGRHASLLGKETRLKGSITSLLQQGPEEGQADSPQGDDDPQR, encoded by the coding sequence GTGAGCGTCCCAACCCTGCCTAAAGTCTACGACCCTGCCTCGACGGAAGCCAAATGGTACAACTTCTGGCTTGAACAGGGCTTGTTTCACGCTGACGTCAACTCTGACGCTCCTCCCTTCTCTATCGTCATCCCCCCACCCAACATAACCGGCTCTCTCCACATGGGCCACGCCCTCAACAACACGCTCCAAGACATCCTGACGCGGTGGAAGCGGATGGAGGGGCACAATGTCCTCTGGATGCCCGGCACCGACCATGCAGGAATAGCCACCCAAAACGTAATCGAGCAGCAGCTCGCCGACGAAGGGACTGACCGCCACGCCCTCGGCCGGGATGCCTTCGTCGAAAGAGTCTGGGCCTGGCGGGAGGAATCGGGCGGCACGATCGTCGAGCAACTCAAGAGGCTCGGGGCCTCGTGCGATTGGGAGCGGGAGCGGTTCACGATGGACGAGGCTCTCTCGAGGGCGGTGCGGGAGGTCTTCGTCCGCCTCTGGGAAGATGGACTCATATATCGCGACTACTACATCATCAACTGGTGCCCTCGCTGTCTAACGGCCCTAAGCGACCTGGAGGTGGACTACCACGAGATCGCGGGCCGCCTCTACTACATCCGGTACCCCTTGGCCGACGGCTCCGGCCACCTTATTATCGCCACGACCCGGCCCGAGACCATGCTTGGCGACACGGCCGTGGCCGTCCACCCCGAGGACGACCGCTACCGTCATCTCGTTGGCCAGACCGCCATCCTCCCGTTGGCGGCCCGCCGCCTTCCACTGATAGCCGACGAGCACGTCGACCCGGCTTTCGGCACCGGCACCCTCAAGGTGACGCCGGCCCACGACCCGTACGATTTCGAAATCGGGCTCCGCCACGGGCTAGACCAAGTGATCGCAATAGACGAAAGAGCCTGCATGGACGTGCCTGAGCTCCCGTATCACGGCCAAGATAGATTTACAGCACGTGATAATATTGTCAAGGACCTTAGGGCCCAAGAGCTCCTGGAGAAAATCGAAGACCATCCTCACTCCGTTGGCCACTGCTATCGCTGCCAAACCATCGTCGAGCCGACCCTATCGCTCCAGTGGTTCGTTAAGACGAAACCGCTGGCAGAGCCCGCCATCGCGGCCGTCAAGGAGGGGCGCATCCGAATCGTCCCAAAGGGATGGGAGAAGACCTACTTTGAGTGGATGTACAACATCAAGGACTGGTGCATCTCACGCCAAATCTGGTGGGGCCACCGCATCCCTGCGTGGCTCTGCGCCTCTTGCGGCCTATACACCGTGAGCCGCGAGGATACTATCGAGGCTTGCGTCCATTGCGGGGCTTCGGAAATCACTCAGGAAACCGACGTCCTCGATACCTGGTTCTCCTCCGCTCTGTGGCCATTCTCCACCATGGGGTGGCCCGACCAGACAGAGGAGCTCGCCCTGTTCTACCCCACCAGCGTCCTCGTCACCGGTTTCGATATCCTCTTTTTCTGGGTGGCGCGGATGATCATGATGGGGCTCAAGTTCATGGGCGATGTCCCCTTTCGAGACGTTTACATCCACGCCCTGGTTCGGGACGAGCGCGGCGAGAAGATGAGCAAGTCGAAGGGAAACGTCATCGACCCGCTCATAATGATGGAGAACTACGGCACCGACGCCATCCGCTTCACCCTGGCGGCCCTCGCCGCCCACGGCCGGGACGTAAAGCTCTCCGAACAGGTCATCACCGGATACCGGAACTTCGCCAACAAGCTTTGGAACGCCACACGGTTCGTCCTAATGCGCCTGGAAGACTACGACCCGACCGCGCCCGTGGAGGAGGCCACGGAGTTGGCCGACCGATGGATTCTAAGCCGCCTGAGCCGCCTAGAATTCACCGTCCGAGAGGCCCTCGAGTCCTACAAGCTCAACGAGGCCTGCCAAGCAATCTACCAGTTTGTCTGGCACGAGTTCTGCGACTGGTACGTTGAGCTCGTCAAGCCCCGCCTGGCCACCCCCGGCTCAAGCCGGGACACCGCCCGCTCCGTCTTGTTGAGGGTGCTGGATAGAATCGTCCGGCTGCTCCACCCCTTCATGCCATTCCTTACCGAGGAGATATGGCACCACCTGCCCGGCACGGATGGAAGCGTCACCGTGGCCCCTTTTCCTGCTGCATCCAAGGCGGGCATCGATCAGAATGCAGAGGCCGACATGGCGCGGATCATAGAGGCGGTGGCAGCCATCCGGACCGTTCGAGGCGAGATGAAGAACCTAACACCTGGAATGACGGTCGATGTGTTCATCCACACGGCTGACGAGGGCCTATCTACCCTGTACATAAACCACGAGAAATATATAACGGATTTAGCCCGCGTGGGTGAACTGCATGTCGATCCCGCTGAACCCAAGCCTGCTGGTGCGGCCGTAACTATCGTCGACGGGGCAGAGATTTTTATCGTTTTAGACAAGGATATGGCCTTGGTTATCGCCGAGGAGCAGAAGCGCCTTGAAAAGGAACTGAAGAAGGTCCGCCGAGAGCTCACGATGGTCGAGAAGAAGCTGGCCAACGAGGACTATTTGACCAAGGCTCCAGAGGCAGTGGTAGCAAAAGAGAAGGGGCGCCACGCTTCACTCTTAGGAAAGGAGACCCGCCTCAAGGGCTCCATCACCTCACTCCTGCAGCAGGGTCCCGAGGAGGGCCAGGCTGATTCCCCACAAGGCGATGACGACCCTCAAAGGTGA
- a CDS encoding biotin--[acetyl-CoA-carboxylase] ligase, with product MTTLKGERLELGLHSATVIGGEVWHYGEVGSTNDVCKELAASGAPEGCCVVADGQRGGRGRMGRAWFSPPLEGLYMSCLLRPSLASESLPLCTLMAGGATARALVEATGAEVRLKWPNDLTIDEKKLGGILTELLTPPGEAPVVVIGIGINVTTPPEAFPQELQTTTTSLLEATGRSFERLVLLKAILLELDEAYNAFRQKGPGPVLEAWRSFAATLGQRVMVKMTDGTLEGDAVGLTEGGHLVVRTAEGREVPVLEGDVVHLRSGPPN from the coding sequence ATGACGACCCTCAAAGGTGAACGGCTTGAGCTGGGCCTCCACAGCGCAACTGTGATAGGCGGAGAGGTCTGGCACTACGGAGAGGTCGGCTCCACCAACGACGTCTGCAAGGAGCTTGCGGCATCGGGTGCGCCTGAGGGATGTTGCGTGGTGGCCGACGGGCAGAGGGGGGGCCGGGGCCGGATGGGACGGGCCTGGTTTTCGCCCCCGCTTGAGGGCCTCTACATGTCTTGTCTGCTGCGGCCGTCGTTGGCGTCAGAGTCGTTGCCTCTCTGCACGCTCATGGCAGGAGGGGCCACGGCCCGGGCCCTCGTCGAGGCGACGGGGGCGGAGGTGCGGCTCAAATGGCCCAACGATCTTACTATCGACGAGAAAAAGCTGGGCGGCATTCTCACCGAGTTGCTTACCCCACCCGGCGAGGCGCCCGTAGTGGTCATCGGTATTGGAATCAACGTCACAACACCGCCCGAGGCCTTTCCCCAGGAGCTCCAGACAACCACCACATCGCTCCTCGAGGCCACCGGGCGCTCCTTTGAGCGCCTGGTCCTCCTGAAAGCCATCCTCCTGGAGCTAGATGAGGCCTACAACGCTTTTCGACAGAAGGGGCCTGGCCCCGTCCTGGAGGCGTGGAGGTCTTTTGCCGCTACCCTGGGCCAGCGGGTTATGGTAAAGATGACCGATGGAACGCTGGAGGGCGATGCCGTCGGACTCACAGAAGGCGGCCACTTAGTGGTGCGAACCGCCGAGGGGCGTGAGGTGCCTGTCCTCGAGGGCGACGTGGTGCACCTTCGAAGCGGCCCGCCCAACTGA
- a CDS encoding type III pantothenate kinase produces MLLVMDIGNTNTVLGVYEGERLLNDWRITTQPHQTADEYGIILKELFDLAGMSFDNITDLILSCVVPPLEMVVAEMARKYFDLEPLIVGPGTKTGMPVLYENPRDVGADRIVNGVAAIEKYGTPCIVIDFGTATTFDAISADGEYLGGIITPGILLSYEALFHKAAKLPLVDMAKPKSVIGRTTVASMQSGMLYGYVGLVEGIVARMKEELGGEPKVIGTGGLVETIARETDVIMTVDHSLALEGLRLIYERNLPK; encoded by the coding sequence GTGCTACTGGTGATGGATATTGGGAATACCAATACAGTCCTAGGAGTGTACGAGGGCGAGCGGCTGCTTAATGATTGGCGAATAACCACGCAGCCTCACCAAACGGCTGACGAGTACGGCATCATTCTCAAAGAACTTTTCGACCTTGCCGGAATGAGTTTCGACAACATCACCGATCTGATTCTCTCCTGCGTCGTGCCGCCCCTGGAGATGGTGGTCGCAGAGATGGCCAGAAAATACTTCGATCTGGAACCGCTCATTGTGGGACCCGGCACCAAGACGGGCATGCCGGTGCTTTACGAAAACCCGCGTGACGTAGGGGCGGATCGGATTGTCAACGGCGTGGCCGCCATAGAGAAATACGGCACCCCGTGCATAGTTATAGACTTTGGAACCGCAACCACTTTCGACGCGATCTCGGCCGACGGAGAATATCTGGGTGGCATCATAACCCCAGGGATCCTCCTCTCCTATGAGGCTCTCTTCCACAAGGCGGCCAAGCTGCCCCTGGTCGATATGGCCAAACCCAAATCGGTCATCGGCCGAACTACGGTCGCCAGCATGCAATCTGGCATGCTCTACGGGTACGTCGGCCTCGTGGAGGGCATTGTAGCCCGGATGAAAGAGGAGCTGGGGGGCGAGCCGAAAGTCATCGGCACGGGCGGACTCGTCGAGACCATCGCCCGTGAGACCGACGTCATAATGACCGTCGATCACTCCCTCGCCCTGGAGGGGCTCCGCCTCATTTACGAGCGGAATCTACCCAAATAA